In Ursus arctos isolate Adak ecotype North America unplaced genomic scaffold, UrsArc2.0 scaffold_2, whole genome shotgun sequence, the genomic stretch GAGCCAGGCACCAGGGGCCCACATTTGGGGCTGTTTCAGTTCGGAAAACTCAAGTTTCTGGCTTTCCAGCCCTCACCGGGGTGTGAATACAGCCCCGAACTGACGAAGGGTCCCCTGGTGACTGTTAACTCTCAAGGCACTTACCTCCCTGCTTTCCATCCAGAGCCAAGAATGAGACAAGTTTTCtagtaggtttttaaaaagtttacccTTTccctgagggtgtgtgtgtgtgtgtgtgtgtgtgtgtgtgttggggggggcggAGGGGTGAGTTCtaatctgttttcttcctctgtggGCTTAAagctctgtccccttcccttgGGGACGCCCCTGCACGATGTGAGGACATGCAGGGGCTTAGGGCTTACTCCCGCCCCGGGACTTGTGCTCCTACTTTATTCCCAGCCTCCCTTTGCCCAAGCTCCGTCCTTTCCTTCAACAGCATATGTGATCGTTCACTTGGCCTTGGTGTGTCgtggaaggaagcaggatggTCTCTAGCCCACCAGAGTAGCCCATTTTCACTCTTATGGTCCAGAAACAAAGATGttatcatttttcaaaatgaactaTGTGCGGAATGAAGGAGTGgtcccccctaccccccccccccccccagccctgggacTCACCTTGTAACAGGTGACCTGCTCCAGCGGCCGGGGTCCCCGGTTGCCTGCGCTGCTGTTTTGACTCTGCATGACCCCGATGACCTGCGGGGCTCTCTGCTGGTTGGGAGAAGAGTTCTGACTCGTTAACTGGATCAAGGAGGACGACCTTTGTAATGGCGGATTGTTACTTTGCTGGAAAGAGTTACACAACACGGTTTTACTGTGGAAAACACGTGCACGCAGACTACCAATGGGGACAGGAAAAAAGAGGGCGGGACTGCTCCCGCACGACCAGCAGGAAGAAGGGCTTCCGTGGTGGCCCCGCTCAAGACAGCAGGCAGAAAAGAAACATCTGGTGATGATGGCAGGAGCCGCTGCCCGAAAAACACCATGCAGACACACAAAAAcgaaaaataaaagtagaaaagaaaacaccaaagagACGAGGAGGTCTCTGGGGCGGCAGGGCGAGGGCATGAGCAGGCCTTACTTTTGTTTCTGAGGTTCTAGCTTCAGGTCAGGATGAACGCTTGGTTCAGCCAGATGTTTAGTAGCCTACACGGCGAGCAACAGTCACAGAAAAACAGTTGGAGGCTGACATGCTGACCTGCGGTCTAGGGGCTGAGAGGGCCCTCCACTAGCGAGTCATGTGAGCAAGGGGGACGGGGGCTCCCGGGGTGGGAACTGGACAGCTAGGCCACCTCCCAACCAAGAGGGTTCCTGGCTCCGGCCCCCATAAATACAGGAGCAGTGAGCTAGAAACCCCCGGGTTGTCATGGCTGTTCCCACACTCAGGAATTCCTGGCTTTGGGAGGAGTTCTGAGTTATCCCACAGCCGCCTGAGGGTGGGGGTCAGTGCAGTAAGTCCAGTCGGCCCCATGCTTAGCCTGTGGCACTCGAGGATGGACAGGGCTCTGGCAATGGGCTCAGCATTCAACCAAGTAAAAGGTAAGGATTCAAGATCAGTAGGCGGGTTTACTCAGCCAGTTGAGACCCTACTTAGTGCACCTGGCCAGCCTTTCTTCTGGGTCCCCAACCCTCCACTCCCATAACCAAATCCAGGGTGCCCTTAGTTTGGGGGGAGGGACTGCTGCAGATTCCCATTTGTCTCTGGCATCTCTCCCTCTCATGCTTGAGAGGATCAGCCCATCGCTGGGTTATGGGACCCCCTTGTCTAGGAAGGTGGAGCCAGCTGGTTCTTCAGCCCTgttcccagcccccactcccagccaggagcccccacacGGGGCAGCAAGGGCACTGGTACAAGTGGGAGAACTGATCAGCCCCGGGTCTGCTCCCAGGCTGCTCCTGCCCAGTTGTGGGACCTTAGGTGAGGCCTGACCTCGAGGACTTTGTTTCCCTGTTTATAAAAGGAAGGACGAACCAGAAGCAAGAGCAGCAGACCCGGGGCGCTCATGCTGCCCTCCACTCTGACTCCCAAGGGGGCGCTGCTGAGCCACTCGCCAGGCCAGAGGGGAAGAGAAGCCACGTGGGCATTCAGCTCTAGCAGATAGCCCTCCACCTCTCGAGGGAGATGCAAACTGCTCTGCTCCCCGAATTTTCTGCTGGAACTCAGGGTGACTCCCCTTCTGTCCCacttcctcccctgcctctcacATGTTGCCAGCCGAGTCTGTGGCTGACTGCACACCAGGGCAGGCACTGCCAGGGCCGGCAGCACTaccaggccagggaggggccgGGGCACGGTACCTTTGTTGGAGGCTGCGTCTGCTGTGGCAGTGGGGGCTGCTCGGTGGTTCCCATTGGCAGTTCAAATCGAGGGCTGGTCACCCCGCAGCCGGAGGGTATGAGAacaaggggaggagaagaggggatgagagaggggccaggccaggcactgttctcaaaTTCTGGCCCTAGAAGATCACAGGCAGCTTCTGCCCGGGCACAGAGCAACACGGCTagacggggggcgggggaggggggtgctggcTCTCAGCTCTGTCCCCGAACCCTCGGGAAAGAGGCGAAAAGAAAAGACTGACCTGGAGTCAGACCCAGCTCTGCTCACACCTAGCTGTGGGACCTGCACCAAGTGCTGCttccccacaacacacaccctCTCCTGAGGGTCTAGCTCAGCTGCCAGACCACCTCTGACAAGACACACTCCCTGGCTCTCACCTAGCGAGTGGGACTAAGTCTGCAGCACCTGCCACCTGCCCACTGTGTGGCAGTGACCGGAATCCTGTGCTTCTGTGCAGGTGTCAGTGGGGTGGACGGAAGCAGCCTGGGGACTGGGGGACGAACTGTTCTGCGGTCCCAGCAGAAGTCTGACTCCACAACCACCCAAAGTGACAGGTATGCACTAAGGCCCAGGAGAGGAGCTCTGAGCCCTTCTGGGCAAGGAGCACCCAACTTCAGAGGCCACACACCTGTCTCTGACCAGGTGCCACCCTTACCACCATGTGACCCTGGCCGGTGGCtgagctctgagcctcagtgttctcatgtgtgaaatggggacattttcttttctcttttacacACAGACTTGTGAAGAGCTATATGAACTAGTGTATGTGGAATCTCAAGGTCCTTGCCTCCATAGAGGAGGCCCCCAAACTGGTCTCCTTCCTTTAGGAGGTTCTTAATCAGAGGTCCCTAAGTGACATGCTAGACATGAGCTTTCCTGGAGCACCGAGGCCAGCTTTCATCAGATCTATGACCCAGGAAAGGTTACGTGCTGGGCTAAACAGAGCCACCTCTGAACTTGGGGAGCAGCAGTGGCCTCTGCCGCAGGCCCTGTGGTGACACCACGCAGTGATCAAAGGCCATGTGGACCCAGGAAAGATCtagagggcagcagggcctggggcaggagcagggtgggggaatAGGGTCTGGCTACTCACTGCATGAATTTACACGAGGGCCCCTCCGGGCAGAATCCCACAAGGTAATTCACACAGATGACTCTCCGCGTGTGCCGGTGCCTGCACAGGGGACCTGCAGAGCCAAGCGTCCGGGACATTCAGATGCCCTGCTTCGGGGGATGCCCTCGTGCCCCTGTGCTGGTCACAGCCCTGCCCGCACCACTGCCTGGGGcgcagagagcaagagcagggctCCACATGCTGGCTCTGCCTTGTATCCACTCACAGGGGACAGCGGGCAGGACCCTTCAATGCTAGTTTCCTTATGGAAAATACAGGAGAGAAGGCAGTCCATGTGGGAGCACTGGGAGGCTCAGGTGAGCTGAGGGTGTAAAAAAGACTCACTAGCCCCAGACGCCTAACACCAGGTTTTGCTGGGACAGGTAGAGGGTCGtgtgggcagagaaagagaggaccGGCCTCTTGCTGGGGGGCCCAGCCACCCCGACACCTACCATGCTTGCAGAAGCCACGGTCGTACCAAGGGCagtccttgatcttggactcgGGGTCGATGTGCAGGAAGGGGCACTCCTTGTTGCTGCACTCCCCTGCAGGGAAAGCCAGACACACATCCACCTGGGGCAGCTCGAGGAGAGCTGGACTCAGACCCACCTCGGCTTTTCTCAGGGCCGGGACCTGCTGTGTGGCAGAGGGCCAGGTGCTTCTGGTGTCGCCTCCTGGCCTGGCGAGTCCTGAGACCCAGGGCAGCGTCGCAGAGCCTCAAGTCTCCTGACCCATACGTGGACTACGTACAGGACCGGTACATGGTGCCTCCCTCTCACGTGTCCATGCTGCCTTGAAGGTCAATGacccagagccaggcacagggTACACACTCATCAAATAACTTATGGCTCTACCCCTTACCTAAAAAGGGGTACCCTGGACACTGTGGGGGGCCCCAAATGTGCAAAGGCACCAACTGAGTCCAGAAAATGACTGGTCTACTCTGATCCGCCCTTCCCATCTACTAGCTGGGACGGGGGAAAGGTCTGAGGATTCTGTCTTTCAGGACAAAAGCAGGGAAGGCTTGGGAACTCAAGGCTGGATCCCTGTGGTCAAGTGCGATGGAGCCTTTGTGATGACAGCTCCTCTCGGGAGCAACTGGCCCAGCTGGCCGGCAGCATCTGTCATCCAAATACAGGAACTGCCCAGCTGGGCAGCCTCGCCACCTCCACACTTGCCCTCCCGGACCCACGTTACACACGAAAGGCCAGTCTGACCACTGCTGGTCAGAGAAAACGCCAACTCTTTCCCAGATGCACCAGAAGTCCCTGTGAGGTCgagcccacccctccccaggctcctcctcccccagccacactggcaccCCAGCTATGGCCCCCCACGACTGGCCCCTTCTTAGCCTTCTGATCCCAGCTCCActctcacctcctcagagaaggcttccctgaCCATTCAGCCTAAAGGACACTATGGTCCTCATGTGCTCCCATCGCTGTCTATCAAAGCACTTCTTGCATATAATTTCCATCTTTGTCTCACTGGTGTCAGCTGTCTCTTTCCCTGGGCCGCTAGGGCAAAAGCACCACGGGCCAAGGACTGGGTCTGTCCTGTTTACTAGGACCCTCACTTGTGTCACAGGCGACAGGAGCTGTAGACAGTACATGCACACCAGGCCAGGCTCTGTAGGGAAAGGGCAGGCAGGGGTGCATCAGAGGCATCAGGGGGGTTGCCCGGGCCAGCAGGAATGAAGGAACCCCGGCCAGCCCACAGAGGTGCCCTTGAGAGTCTGCCCCCTTCTGGTGCTGGTTCCAGTGCTGGTAtaggggggcggggctgggaagCCTGGGTCCTATTTCTGACCCTCTGTGCTTTGACTGCACAGCTTATGCTACCTCTACAAAAAAAAGCCACAACTATCATGAATAAACCGGTGGGCCACCCCTGCTGGGCTGCTGGAAAAATTAACGGCTCCTGATGACACTGCTTTGAAGGAGTGCAGCACACGCCCAGCCCCGCCCAGCCCACCCCAGAGAGTACAGCAGGCGTCCAGCCTCCCGCGGGGCCCCTGCACAGGGCCGGCAGTCCCAGGGCCAGAGCCCACCCTCATCCTGACCGACAGGGCTCCTTCCCGCGCAGCCTGGCCCCCAGCA encodes the following:
- the CPSF4 gene encoding cleavage and polyadenylation specificity factor subunit 4 isoform X1, with translation MQEIIASVDHIKFDLEIAVEQQLGAQPLPFPGMDKSGAAVCEFFLKAACGKGGMCPFRHISGEKTVVCKHWLRGLCKKGDQCEFLHEYDMTKMPECYFYSKFGECSNKECPFLHIDPESKIKDCPWYDRGFCKHGPLCRHRHTRRVICVNYLVGFCPEGPSCKFMHPRFELPMGTTEQPPLPQQTQPPTKQSNNPPLQRSSSLIQLTSQNSSPNQQRAPQVIGVMQSQNSSAGNRGPRPLEQVTCYKCGEKGHYANRCTKGHLAFLSGQ